A region from the Chitinophaga sp. Cy-1792 genome encodes:
- a CDS encoding ATP-binding protein → MKEDYSRYKTRIADPVAPRMLNSLRAVGYTLGAALADILDNSISAEAKNIWIDFNYSDQESFISIEDDGRGMNDLELEEAMRLGSRIPDDERLLDDLGRFGMGLKTASLSQCKSLSVMSKKNGEQAAYLTWDLDFICNVSKKWELLEYMPEGDWVNRFGSREKGTTVLWKKLDRIIDFKAGSYEKISRNLEAALLKAKDHLAMVFHRFIEDRQVKIYLRGREIEPWNPFLTEHSATQHLPEEILDLSGTKLRGFILPHQSRLTVNEFNRMEGGKGWNGQQGFYIYRNKRLLIGGSWLGLLRKNPMYRLARISLDFPASLDAEWQIDIKKSTARFPPGYINRLKAYANAVCSRSSGVFTNKGAIIRNRGTSSFDFQPVWMEKQKFGNRFYEINRHHPIIVNAQPQDFMKILKLLEETVPVNIQQPGSENTVSRPFEGERLNELKEIMLEIYQSLMKTCSSDDARSQLFMIEPFNEYPEIIASL, encoded by the coding sequence ATGAAAGAGGATTATTCCCGTTATAAGACCCGTATAGCTGATCCTGTGGCGCCCCGAATGTTAAATTCCTTACGTGCGGTAGGTTATACCCTTGGAGCAGCCCTTGCTGATATACTTGATAACTCTATCTCAGCAGAAGCAAAGAATATCTGGATTGATTTCAATTATTCAGACCAGGAATCTTTTATTTCGATTGAAGATGATGGTCGTGGAATGAATGATCTGGAATTGGAAGAGGCTATGAGACTAGGTAGCAGAATACCTGATGATGAGCGTCTTTTGGATGATTTAGGCCGGTTTGGGATGGGATTGAAAACGGCATCACTATCTCAATGTAAAAGTTTATCAGTAATGTCAAAGAAGAACGGTGAGCAGGCTGCATATTTGACATGGGACCTGGACTTTATTTGTAATGTTTCTAAAAAATGGGAGCTTTTGGAATATATGCCCGAAGGTGATTGGGTCAACAGGTTTGGCAGTCGGGAAAAAGGCACAACGGTTCTCTGGAAGAAATTAGATAGGATAATTGACTTTAAAGCCGGCAGCTATGAAAAAATAAGCAGAAATTTAGAAGCGGCTTTACTTAAGGCGAAAGATCATCTCGCAATGGTTTTTCATAGGTTTATTGAAGACAGGCAGGTTAAAATCTATCTGCGTGGCAGAGAGATTGAACCCTGGAATCCATTCCTGACAGAACATTCTGCAACTCAACATTTACCAGAAGAAATACTTGATCTATCGGGAACTAAACTCAGGGGATTCATTCTTCCGCACCAATCCAGACTAACAGTAAATGAGTTTAACAGAATGGAGGGGGGGAAGGGGTGGAATGGCCAGCAGGGTTTTTACATTTACCGGAATAAGCGACTACTTATCGGGGGGAGCTGGCTTGGTCTTTTGCGGAAGAACCCAATGTATAGACTGGCACGGATCTCGCTGGACTTTCCTGCTTCTCTGGATGCCGAATGGCAGATTGATATCAAGAAATCGACTGCAAGATTTCCTCCGGGATATATTAACAGGTTAAAGGCATATGCGAATGCTGTATGTTCTAGATCTTCGGGTGTATTCACAAATAAAGGGGCAATTATTCGAAATAGAGGAACTTCCAGTTTTGATTTCCAGCCAGTTTGGATGGAGAAGCAGAAGTTTGGCAATAGGTTTTACGAAATCAACAGACATCACCCCATTATAGTCAACGCGCAGCCACAGGATTTTATGAAAATACTGAAGCTTCTTGAAGAGACAGTGCCAGTGAATATACAGCAGCCTGGTTCTGAGAACACGGTTTCAAGGCCCTTCGAAGGAGAGAGACTGAATGAGCTAAAGGAGATTATGCTGGAAATATATCAGTCACTAATGAAGACGTGTAGTTCAGATGATGCCAGGTCGCAACTTTTTATGATTGAACCTTTTAATGAGTATCCGGAAATAATTGCGAGTCTATGA